A single Streptomyces sannanensis DNA region contains:
- the fumC gene encoding class II fumarate hydratase, translating to MTTRVPKLLDVPVGLDATGTRRETDSMGAIDVPADRYWGAQTERSLIHFSIGDDRMPTAVYHAYGYVKKAAAIVNGRAGRLPAWKSDVIQRVANEVIAGKLDEHFPLYVWQTGSGTQSNMNTNEVISNRAIQLVGGELGSKSPIHPNDHVNMGQSSNDTFPTAMHIAAVKEIHEHLLPSVQMLHQAIEAKSRQWHDVVKIGRTHLEDAVPLTVGQEWSGYAHQLKQAIDRVARSAEGLYELAMGGTAVGTGLNAPPGFGEQVAAEIASATGFPFTTAANKFAAQGGLDAMVGASAGLRALAVPLMKIANDIRWLASGPRCGLAELNLPANEPGSSIMPGKVNPTQCEAMVMVCIQVLSEDTVIAFAGSQGNFELNAMRPVVINNFLHAATILADACTKMREYCIEDADLNREQIDSYVNRSLMLVTALSPVIGYDKASAIAHKANDEGTTLREAALASGYISAEEFDHIVRPAAMVGREENDAA from the coding sequence ATGACCACGCGGGTTCCGAAGCTCCTCGATGTCCCTGTCGGCCTGGACGCGACCGGCACCCGGCGGGAGACCGACTCGATGGGCGCCATCGACGTTCCCGCCGATCGCTACTGGGGTGCGCAGACCGAACGGTCCTTGATCCACTTTTCCATCGGGGACGACCGGATGCCCACAGCGGTCTACCACGCCTACGGCTACGTCAAGAAGGCCGCCGCCATTGTCAACGGGCGCGCCGGACGCCTGCCGGCCTGGAAGAGCGACGTGATCCAGCGTGTGGCCAACGAAGTCATCGCGGGCAAGCTGGACGAGCATTTCCCGCTGTACGTGTGGCAGACAGGCTCCGGGACCCAGTCCAACATGAACACCAACGAGGTGATCAGCAACCGCGCCATTCAGCTGGTCGGCGGGGAGCTGGGCAGCAAGTCCCCCATCCACCCCAACGACCACGTCAACATGGGGCAGTCCTCCAACGACACCTTCCCCACCGCCATGCACATCGCCGCGGTCAAGGAGATCCACGAGCACCTGCTGCCCAGCGTGCAGATGCTGCACCAAGCCATCGAGGCCAAATCACGGCAATGGCACGACGTGGTGAAGATCGGCCGCACCCACCTGGAGGACGCGGTCCCGCTCACCGTCGGGCAGGAATGGTCCGGCTACGCCCACCAGCTCAAACAGGCGATCGACCGGGTCGCCAGATCCGCCGAGGGACTGTACGAGCTGGCCATGGGCGGCACCGCGGTCGGGACCGGGCTCAACGCCCCGCCCGGATTCGGCGAGCAGGTCGCCGCCGAGATCGCCTCCGCGACCGGCTTCCCGTTCACCACTGCCGCGAACAAGTTCGCGGCCCAGGGCGGTTTGGACGCCATGGTCGGTGCCTCCGCCGGGCTGAGGGCGCTGGCCGTGCCGTTGATGAAGATCGCCAACGACATCCGCTGGCTGGCCTCCGGACCCCGCTGCGGCCTGGCGGAACTGAACCTCCCGGCGAACGAGCCCGGCTCCTCGATCATGCCGGGTAAGGTCAATCCGACCCAGTGCGAGGCGATGGTCATGGTCTGCATCCAGGTGCTGTCCGAGGACACCGTCATCGCTTTCGCCGGCTCACAGGGCAACTTCGAGCTCAACGCCATGCGTCCGGTCGTCATCAACAATTTCCTGCACGCGGCCACCATCCTCGCCGACGCCTGCACCAAGATGCGGGAGTACTGCATCGAGGACGCCGATCTCAACCGGGAGCAGATCGACAGCTATGTCAACCGGTCACTCATGCTGGTCACCGCGCTCTCACCGGTGATCGGCTACGACAAGGCCTCGGCGATCGCCCACAAGGCCAACGACGAGGGCACCACTCTGCGCGAGGCCGCACTGGCATCCGGCTACATCAGCGCCGAGGAGTTCGACCACATCGTCAGACCCGCCGCCATGGTTGGCCGGGAAGAGAATGACGCCGCCTGA